One region of Novipirellula artificiosorum genomic DNA includes:
- a CDS encoding anaerobic sulfatase maturase yields MMNTVNSIQHARSPFHILIKPIGPICNLRCEYCFYLTKTEMFDDGEQYRMSDEVLEETIRQYIAAQPPGTEQLGFGWQGGEPTLMGVDFFRRVVELQTKYARPDLEVINGLQTNGTLLDDEWGKFLHDEKFLVGLSIDGPAELHNRYRLDVQGRGTFEKVMAGMDVLKRHEVEYNVLTVVHSDNADHPREVYDFLADEGVTFLQFIPIVEHDRKGNVSNRSVQSEQFGRFLNGVFDRWLQRNDVGRVFVQQFDTSLAITMGYPAPLCVHAETCGRSTAMEHNGDLYSCDHWVFAENRLGNVMETSVTDMVDGDFQTGFGLDKSRKLPGYCKRCKYLRFCNGECPKDRIKTTPDGQSGLHYLCEGYKMFFEHSGPVFEKMADCLRMGRPVSDYNVIDQFKRQAQAAPRLQPTRSARPADTRPAAPRRNESCPCGSGKKYKKCCMKR; encoded by the coding sequence ATGATGAATACCGTTAACTCGATCCAACACGCGCGGAGCCCGTTTCACATCCTGATCAAGCCGATTGGGCCGATCTGTAACTTGCGGTGTGAGTATTGCTTCTATCTGACCAAGACCGAGATGTTCGACGACGGCGAGCAGTACCGGATGTCCGATGAGGTGCTCGAGGAGACCATCAGGCAGTATATCGCCGCTCAGCCGCCGGGGACCGAACAGCTTGGCTTCGGCTGGCAGGGGGGCGAGCCGACGCTGATGGGCGTGGACTTCTTCCGCCGGGTGGTCGAGCTACAGACGAAATATGCGCGGCCGGACCTGGAGGTCATTAACGGGTTGCAGACCAACGGAACGCTGTTGGACGACGAGTGGGGCAAGTTCCTCCACGACGAGAAGTTCCTGGTCGGGCTGAGCATCGACGGCCCCGCCGAACTGCACAACCGCTACCGGCTGGACGTCCAGGGGCGCGGCACGTTCGAGAAGGTCATGGCGGGGATGGACGTGCTCAAGCGGCACGAGGTGGAGTACAACGTCCTGACCGTCGTGCATAGCGACAACGCCGACCACCCGCGCGAGGTTTACGATTTCCTGGCCGATGAAGGCGTTACCTTCCTGCAGTTCATCCCCATCGTCGAGCACGACCGGAAGGGCAATGTCTCGAACCGCTCGGTCCAGTCTGAGCAGTTCGGGCGGTTCCTCAACGGTGTCTTCGACCGCTGGCTGCAACGCAACGACGTCGGTCGGGTGTTCGTCCAGCAATTCGACACCAGCCTTGCGATTACCATGGGCTACCCCGCGCCGCTATGCGTCCACGCCGAAACGTGCGGCCGGTCGACGGCGATGGAACACAACGGCGACCTCTACTCCTGCGACCACTGGGTCTTCGCCGAAAACCGGCTGGGTAATGTGATGGAAACCTCGGTCACCGACATGGTCGACGGCGACTTCCAGACCGGCTTCGGACTGGACAAGTCCCGCAAGCTGCCCGGCTACTGCAAGCGGTGCAAGTACCTGCGGTTCTGCAACGGGGAGTGCCCGAAAGACCGTATCAAGACCACCCCTGACGGCCAATCGGGCCTGCACTACCTCTGCGAAGGCTACAAGATGTTTTTCGAGCACTCCGGGCCGGTGTTCGAGAAGATGGCCGACTGCCTCCGCATGGGCCGCCCGGTCAGCGATTACAACGTCATCGACCAGTTCAAACGCCAGGCCCAGGCGGCGCCGCGCCTCCAACCTACGCGCTCGGCCCGACCAGCCGACACCAGACCGGCCGCCCCCAGAAGAAACGAATCCTGCCCTTGCGGGTCCGGCAAGAAGTACAAGAAGTGCTGCATGAAGCGATGA